Proteins from a genomic interval of Musa acuminata AAA Group cultivar baxijiao chromosome BXJ1-9, Cavendish_Baxijiao_AAA, whole genome shotgun sequence:
- the LOC135594072 gene encoding probable indole-3-pyruvate monooxygenase YUCCA5 produces MGEEVVVIVGAGQSGLAAAACLTELSVPCVILEREDCIASLWRNRCYDRVSLHLQKQFCQLPHAPHPPETPMYIPKQDFIRYLEDYAARFRLRINLQRKVESTKYDEEAGRWRLVATNGEDGSMEEYVARYVVVATGENDEMVVPKIPGLEGFSGPVVHSSLYRSGSEYKGKSVLVVGCGNSGMEVALDLAENGATTHIVVRNKFHIVTKEIWVKAMILSRLFPCKVVDTVILLLCHLEFGSLAKYGIRRPAKGPLYLKEHTPVYPVLDCGTVKKIKSGDIKVLPAIKHIEGNDVTFSDGRTQHFDAIVLATGYRSTVKRWLKGDDSLIDETGMAKQTHPNNWKGRNGLYCAGLSRRGIYGSAEDALKIANDIGDDYKHTQ; encoded by the exons AtgggggaggaggtggtggtgataGTTGGAGCTGGGCAGTCCGGGCTTGCGGCGGCGGCGTGCCTGACGGAGCTGTCGGTGCCGTGCGTCATCCTGGAGCGCGAAGATTGCATCGCCTCCCTCTGGCGCAACCGCTGCTACGACCGCGTCTCCCTCCACCTGCAGAAGCAGTTCTGCCAGCTGCCGCACGCGCCGCACCCGCCGGAGACGCCGATGTACATTCCCAAGCAGGACTTCATCCGGTACCTGGAAGACTACGCGGCGCGGTTCCGCCTCCGGATCAACCTGCAGCGCAAGGTGGAGTCGACGAAGTACGACGAGGAGGCGGGGAGGTGGCGGCTCGTAGCGACGAACGGCGAGGACGGGAGCATGGAGGAGTACGTGGCGAGGTACGTGGTGGTAGCGACCGGGGAGAACGACGAGATGGTGGTGCCGAAGATCCCGGGGCTGGAGGGGTTCAGCGGCCCGGTGGTGCACTCGAGCCTGTACCGCTCCGGTTCGGAGTACAAAGGCAAGTCGGTGCTGGTGGTTGGGTGCGGTAACTCCGGCATGGAGGTGGCGCTCGATCTGGCCGAGAATGGCGCCACCACTCACATCGTAGTAAGAAACAAG TTCCACATTGTAACCAAAGAGATATGGGTAAAGGCCATGATTCTAAGCAGATTATTTCCATGTAAAGTGGTGGACACCGTCATTCTCCTACTATGCCATCTAGAGTTTGGCAGTCTGGCCAAGTATGGCATCCGCAGACCGGCAAAGGGACCGTTGTATCTCAAGGAGCACACCCCAGTGTATCCTGTCCTGGATTGTGGCACAGTGAAGAAGATAAAGTCTGGAGACATAAAG GTTTTACCTGCGATAAAGCACATCGAAGGAAACGACGTGACGTTCTCCGATGGAAGGACTCAGCACTTCGACGCCATCGTTCTCGCTACAGGCTACAGAAGCACAGTGAAGAGATGGCTCAAG GGTGATGACAGTCTTATCGACGAAACTGGAATGGCGAAGCAGACGCACCCCAACAACTGGAAAGGGCGGAATGGACTTTACTGTGCTGGGCTTTCAAGGAGAGGGATTTATGGGTCTGCAGAAGATGCATTAAAAATAGCTAATGATATTGGTGACGACTACAAGCATACACAATGA
- the LOC135593258 gene encoding uncharacterized protein LOC135593258 produces MERDGGSSGLDLRWNYLPRDVALDIVSLLEASDVCSLGICSRFWRDICSSDSIWIALYGRRWPSEDRRLVASPSQECKAFYMNEHKKMASAVSAVIKYVEESTQSGSLEIRFYMKAIGDLTSMKLGFRDVQLFLFRREQNVLLNLIGCHYCISFLEIPTVDLMEALEICQILERQVCVRWFMLCRRFYGFPMPNEHHSHIVSLGDLAMGNEDEVFDLLNYGITNQGMRIRISSVGSNGT; encoded by the exons ATGGAGAGGGACGGTGGAAGCTCGGGACTCGACCTGAGGTGGAATTACCTCCCTCGCGATGTCGCCCTCGACATCGTCTCCTTGCTCGAG GCCTCGGATGTATGCTCCTTGGGCATCTGCTCCAGGTTCTGGCGGGACATCTGCTCCTCCGACTCTATCTGGATCGCGCTCTACGGGCGGCGGTGGCCCTCTGAGGACCGCCGCCTCGTCGCATCGCCCTCTCAG GAATGCAAAGCTTTTTACATGAACGAGCACAAGAAAATGGCCAGTGCTGTTTCTGCTGTAATAAAATATGTGGAAGAGTCGACACAGAGTGGGTCACTGGAAATTCGTTTTTACATGAAAGCAATTGGTGATCTGACGTCGATGAAACTTGGTTTTAGGGACGTGCAGCTGTTTCTGTTCAGAAGAGAGCAGAACGTGCTATTGAATCTGATTGGGTGTCATTATTGCATATCTTTTCTGGAAATACCA ACTGTTGATCTAATGGAAGCACTTGAAATCTGCCAAATACTCGAGCGACAAGTATGCGTGAGGTGGTTTATGCTATGTAGGCGGTTTTACGGCTTCCCCATGCCTAATGAGCACCACTCTCACATAGTGTCTCTGGGTGATCTCGCCATGGGCAACGAGGATGAGGTATTTGATTTGCTCAactatggcataaccaaccaaggAATGCGTATCCGGATCTCATCTGTtggatcaaatggcacatga